A single Nostoc sp. PCC 7107 DNA region contains:
- a CDS encoding reverse transcriptase family protein — MSWKNNTQENIEQLKKYNLDIYNAEQIAAAMKISIDRLRFLAFNSQGSQISHYIHFKTAKKIAGTRIISAPLPDLKRAQNWILQNILQKIAINNAAHGFCGDRSIITNATPHVGAKIIINLDLQDFFSAITYQRVKGLFQSFGYSSSVATIFGLLCTAPVVEERNVNGKIDFVELKQRHLPQGSPASPTITNIICRSLDERLSAIATKSTFTYTRYVDDLTFSASGENVKYTSNFIKQAQSIISDEGFAINPDKTRILRNSQQQEVTGIIVNEKTNISRKKLKNFRATLHQIENEGLDGKYWGKSSHLLTSITGFANFVAMVNPEKGAEFQQQIQRIQKKYGKKN; from the coding sequence ATGAGTTGGAAAAATAATACGCAAGAAAATATAGAACAGTTAAAAAAATACAATTTAGATATATATAATGCCGAGCAAATTGCAGCGGCTATGAAAATTAGTATTGATCGACTTCGTTTTTTAGCATTTAATTCTCAAGGTTCCCAGATTTCACATTACATTCACTTCAAAACTGCAAAAAAAATTGCAGGAACGCGAATTATTTCTGCACCATTGCCGGATTTAAAACGCGCTCAAAACTGGATTTTGCAGAATATCTTACAAAAAATTGCCATTAATAATGCCGCACATGGTTTTTGTGGCGATCGCTCCATCATCACTAATGCTACCCCTCATGTTGGTGCAAAAATAATTATTAACCTTGATTTACAAGATTTTTTCTCGGCTATTACATATCAGCGTGTTAAAGGATTATTTCAATCTTTCGGTTATTCTTCATCTGTTGCTACAATCTTTGGGCTATTGTGTACTGCACCCGTAGTTGAAGAACGCAACGTAAACGGTAAAATAGACTTTGTTGAACTCAAGCAACGTCATCTTCCCCAAGGCTCCCCAGCCAGCCCCACAATTACTAATATTATTTGTCGGAGTTTAGATGAGCGTTTAAGTGCGATCGCCACAAAATCTACTTTTACCTACACTCGTTATGTTGATGATTTAACATTTTCAGCATCAGGTGAGAATGTTAAATATACCAGTAATTTCATTAAACAAGCTCAATCCATTATCTCTGACGAAGGATTTGCCATCAACCCAGACAAAACCCGCATTTTGCGAAACTCTCAACAGCAAGAAGTGACGGGGATTATCGTCAACGAAAAAACTAATATTTCTCGGAAAAAATTAAAAAACTTCCGTGCAACTCTACATCAAATAGAAAATGAAGGGTTAGACGGTAAATATTGGGGTAAATCTTCTCATCTTCTCACCTCAATCACCGGATTCGCCAACTTTGTCGCAATGGTAAACCCCGAAAAAGGTGCAGAGTTCCAACAACAAATTCAGCGTATTCAGAAAAAATATGGCAAGAAAAATTGA